Proteins from a single region of Desulfolutivibrio sulfoxidireducens:
- a CDS encoding diguanylate cyclase domain-containing protein encodes MVQEGRPPHTAVREWLIFTVAVLVLGAVLAYLGYHEWRRVGEREEQRLFTQAELTHDMIALQVDVIGTTLSNIRADLPPGWETRQEAQALLTDRFRTLVSAMANLRTISILDSSGKSVGSSHEAITGQDLHEREYFQLVKKSPNPDILYVGPPFLTSLGVWTMTLSRAIIGENGEFAGVITASLDPKIFRIVLSSVRYASDVWASLAHGDGLLFLLEPDRSDISGRNLAVPGSFFTRHMESGQESSVGEGIVHATKEHRLVALHTIQPFLLRMDKPLVVAMARDVTAIYATWKRDQIVHAMVYALLVISGYLVLLFRRRHMRKAQRAAEIVREQVRMLREKLESFFEISPDMLCIMDIEGRFFKLNPSWQKMSGYPLETLTNAVLYEYLHPEDVDATRAAMSGLSRKDAVSSFCNRFLRPDGSYRYIEWHAASRGEYVFAAARDVTERRETELQLHVMAYHDRLTGLPNRALFFDRFSQAISGAKRGKKRVGLLFVDLDGFKMVNDQFGHDAGDAVLKAVARRFSETVRATDTVARTGGDEFLIVLPDLGDPEEAAVVARKLLAAACGRIAVSDDLECSVGASIGISIYPDHGEDTDALLVAADAAMYQSKNGGKNRYVFFDMSPHAESEIPLPDILDEKHLVGVVVIDEQHRKQAGLVAKLREAVNKKENEERIDHLFVELYDFTQFHFATEHSLMTKHEYPGILSHDRAHRYLLKELSRFRSEMSQGGDSFLFTTLEHWLLQHILSEDKPLGAYLAQKRDSGESREP; translated from the coding sequence ATGGTTCAGGAGGGGCGCCCCCCCCACACGGCAGTGCGGGAATGGCTGATATTCACCGTGGCCGTCCTTGTCCTTGGGGCGGTGCTGGCCTATCTGGGCTACCATGAATGGCGGCGTGTCGGAGAGCGGGAAGAACAGCGTCTTTTCACTCAGGCCGAACTGACCCACGACATGATCGCCCTTCAGGTGGATGTGATCGGCACCACCCTGTCGAACATCCGGGCCGACCTGCCGCCGGGATGGGAAACGCGCCAAGAAGCCCAGGCGCTGCTTACGGATAGGTTCAGGACCCTTGTGTCAGCCATGGCCAATCTGCGGACCATCTCCATTCTCGATTCGTCCGGAAAGTCGGTGGGTTCCAGCCATGAGGCCATCACCGGCCAGGATCTGCACGAGCGCGAGTATTTCCAACTCGTGAAAAAATCACCCAATCCGGATATCCTGTACGTCGGTCCGCCCTTTCTGACCAGCCTCGGGGTCTGGACCATGACCCTGAGCCGGGCAATCATCGGGGAAAACGGGGAGTTCGCAGGGGTGATCACCGCCTCCCTTGACCCGAAAATCTTCAGGATCGTCCTGAGCTCGGTGCGCTACGCGTCCGACGTCTGGGCCTCCCTGGCCCATGGCGACGGGTTGTTGTTCCTCCTGGAGCCGGACCGGTCGGACATATCCGGAAGGAACCTGGCTGTCCCGGGGTCGTTTTTTACCCGCCACATGGAAAGCGGACAGGAATCCTCCGTGGGTGAGGGGATCGTTCATGCCACCAAGGAACATCGCCTGGTGGCCTTGCATACCATCCAACCCTTTCTCCTGCGCATGGATAAGCCGCTCGTGGTCGCCATGGCCAGGGATGTGACAGCGATATATGCGACCTGGAAAAGGGATCAGATCGTTCACGCCATGGTGTATGCACTCTTGGTCATATCAGGCTACCTTGTGCTCCTCTTTAGGCGGCGCCACATGAGAAAAGCACAGCGAGCCGCCGAAATCGTCCGGGAACAGGTGCGCATGTTGCGCGAGAAACTGGAGAGTTTTTTTGAAATCTCCCCGGATATGCTGTGCATCATGGATATCGAAGGCCGTTTTTTTAAGCTGAATCCCTCCTGGCAAAAAATGTCGGGGTATCCGCTTGAAACCCTTACCAACGCGGTTTTGTACGAGTATCTCCATCCGGAAGATGTCGATGCGACCAGGGCGGCCATGTCGGGTCTGTCAAGGAAGGATGCCGTGAGCAGCTTTTGCAACAGATTTTTGCGTCCGGATGGCTCCTACCGATACATCGAATGGCATGCGGCGTCCCGCGGCGAATATGTCTTCGCGGCCGCCCGGGACGTCACCGAGCGCAGGGAAACCGAATTGCAGTTGCACGTCATGGCCTACCATGACCGGCTCACGGGACTTCCCAACCGGGCTCTGTTTTTTGATCGATTCTCGCAGGCGATTTCCGGAGCGAAGCGCGGGAAAAAACGCGTGGGGCTTCTGTTTGTCGACCTTGATGGATTCAAGATGGTGAACGACCAGTTCGGCCATGATGCCGGGGATGCCGTGTTGAAGGCCGTTGCCAGGCGGTTTTCAGAGACGGTGCGCGCCACGGACACGGTGGCCCGCACCGGAGGCGACGAATTCCTGATCGTCCTCCCGGACCTGGGGGACCCTGAAGAGGCCGCTGTCGTGGCCAGGAAGCTTTTGGCCGCGGCTTGCGGAAGAATAGCCGTGTCCGACGACCTGGAATGTTCGGTCGGGGCGAGCATAGGGATCAGCATCTATCCGGATCACGGCGAGGATACGGATGCGCTGCTCGTTGCCGCGGATGCGGCCATGTATCAAAGCAAGAATGGCGGTAAAAATCGATATGTATTTTTTGATATGTCTCCACATGCCGAGTCGGAGATTCCGCTGCCTGACATCCTTGATGAAAAGCATCTTGTTGGCGTAGTGGTTATCGATGAACAGCATCGAAAGCAGGCTGGCTTGGTGGCGAAACTTCGTGAAGCGGTAAATAAGAAAGAAAACGAGGAGCGTATAGATCACCTTTTTGTGGAGTTGTACGATTTCACGCAGTTCCATTTTGCCACGGAACACAGCCTTATGACGAAGCATGAATATCCTGGAATCCTGTCCCACGATCGTGCGCATCGCTATCTTTTGAAGGAGTTGTCCCGCTTCAGGTCGGAGATGTCCCAGGGCGGCGACAGTTTCCTGTTCACCACCCTCGAACATTGGCTGTTGCAGCATATTCTTTCAGAGGACAAGCCCTTGGGAGCATATCTGGCTCAAAAAAGGGACAGCGGGGAGAGCCGCGAACCTTAG
- a CDS encoding methyl-accepting chemotaxis protein yields the protein MLFIALPVIVLLFIQCCFEYRSKLSMLMEHSQRLAESQYIAVDQIIKENISPDEVNVTSEMLVPVYQKYGFHISLVRQVGTAFDYSAKTHSLSIPHEMFPWLVKVMQSPVPLFKQVHKDGKDLMTYYNRILNPDGRPIGIVAIPRDITGDMRELRYNASLSFGRGFLFMILTVAAVYFVLTRWVNRPLRTILSSFASVEKGDYGIRLPRQSMEMGILTDGINHLLETVESAFGETQKEREKAEEATDQALRDKADAEAQKNQTEAMIHQMSALAETIEGIVRRLNESVGDIAAQIEESATRTQVQRDQTLGLSTAMEQMTATVLEVSRNVEAAAGNAERSREHAMRGASVMGLAVASIEEVRGKSLAIKKDMTLLEHHAGSIGRILTVISDIADQTNLLALNAAIEAARAGEAGRGFAVVADEVRKLAEKSVSATLEVEKTVHLIEGGTTKSMSTIEDAAGTVAKSTELANESGTALSGIVTMAGDTADQVRAIATAVEEQSITSEEINRATKEISDIADATFASMGVCGTTILDLRRLAAELHDMIAAMRSVGNSAMLPAR from the coding sequence ATGCTTTTCATTGCCCTTCCGGTTATTGTATTATTGTTCATTCAGTGCTGCTTTGAATATCGGTCCAAACTCTCCATGCTTATGGAACACTCTCAGAGACTTGCCGAATCGCAGTACATCGCTGTCGACCAGATCATAAAGGAGAACATTTCTCCTGACGAAGTGAATGTCACCAGCGAGATGCTCGTGCCAGTCTATCAAAAATACGGGTTTCACATCTCCCTGGTCCGCCAGGTGGGCACGGCGTTCGACTATTCGGCCAAGACCCATTCGCTGAGCATCCCCCATGAGATGTTCCCATGGCTCGTCAAGGTCATGCAATCCCCCGTGCCTCTTTTCAAACAGGTCCACAAGGATGGGAAGGACCTCATGACCTACTACAACAGGATACTCAATCCGGATGGGCGCCCCATCGGCATCGTGGCCATCCCCAGGGACATCACCGGGGACATGCGGGAACTTCGGTATAACGCGTCCCTGTCGTTCGGGCGCGGGTTTTTGTTCATGATCCTGACCGTGGCGGCCGTGTATTTTGTCCTCACGCGCTGGGTGAACCGGCCGCTACGGACCATCCTTTCCTCTTTCGCCAGTGTGGAGAAAGGGGATTACGGGATTCGCCTGCCACGCCAATCCATGGAGATGGGGATATTGACCGATGGGATCAACCATCTTTTGGAAACCGTGGAATCCGCCTTCGGCGAAACGCAAAAGGAAAGGGAAAAAGCCGAAGAGGCGACCGATCAGGCCTTGCGGGACAAGGCCGATGCCGAGGCCCAGAAGAACCAGACCGAGGCCATGATCCACCAGATGAGCGCCTTGGCCGAGACCATCGAGGGCATCGTGCGGCGTCTGAACGAATCCGTCGGGGACATCGCCGCGCAGATCGAGGAGTCCGCGACCCGTACCCAGGTGCAACGCGACCAGACCCTGGGGCTCTCCACGGCCATGGAACAGATGACCGCCACGGTTCTCGAGGTCTCGCGAAACGTCGAGGCCGCCGCCGGGAATGCCGAGAGATCCCGGGAACACGCCATGCGGGGCGCCTCGGTCATGGGACTGGCGGTCGCATCCATCGAGGAAGTGCGGGGCAAGTCCCTGGCGATCAAAAAGGACATGACCCTTCTCGAACACCACGCCGGCAGCATCGGCCGCATCCTGACGGTCATCAGCGACATCGCGGACCAGACCAATCTGCTGGCCTTAAACGCCGCCATCGAGGCGGCCCGGGCCGGCGAGGCCGGGCGCGGATTCGCCGTCGTGGCCGACGAGGTTCGCAAACTCGCCGAAAAGAGCGTTTCGGCCACCCTGGAGGTGGAGAAAACCGTCCATCTCATCGAAGGCGGGACGACCAAAAGCATGTCCACCATCGAGGACGCCGCCGGCACCGTCGCGAAAAGCACGGAACTGGCCAACGAGTCCGGCACGGCCTTGTCCGGGATCGTCACCATGGCCGGGGACACCGCTGACCAGGTGCGGGCCATCGCCACGGCCGTCGAGGAGCAATCCATCACCTCCGAGGAGATCAACCGGGCCACGAAGGAGATCAGCGACATCGCCGATGCCACCTTCGCCTCCATGGGGGTCTGCGGCACGACGATCCTCGACCTCAGAAGATTGGCCGCGGAACTTCATGACATGATCGCGGCCATGCGGTCCGTCGGGAACAGCGCCATGCTCCCGGCTCGTTGA
- a CDS encoding autotransporter assembly complex protein TamA: MALTLALLVSPANAASDDADAAFRGQGRSETQDAGVRYVAVIQGVTDKEVLSLLREVSKTVQGQATPAPSVFLLSSRAESDLAAFKEVFHSRGFFTAKATVAVDETTDPVRVVFKVEPGEVFLLREVRFSLPPGERNRKVEFPSPKSLGLLLDAPFSAKSILNAQEGLLRHFQENGRPFPRIMDRKVTADFAAQSVVASWQVDVGPDATFGKLTIEGLTDVDPAVVRREIPWEEGQRYDVRLVNDLRTRLTALDLFSTIEAEPDKDIDPSGKTAVTLRLTERKHRTFKGGADYKSDEGPGFNLGWEHRNLFGNGERLTLSAGASLIRQFGEAVFELPAFLRPDQKLTTKARYVNEELQAYTGVNFTAASILRRTLREHLTTAAGLGFRYSEVAEDKSRPWESGKDYQFLFVPLEAALDSRDDPLDPQKGFLVNLSAAPYANLTGGADFLRPEINAAVYLRLLDTPDVVFANRAYVGADMGASLDELPSDLRFYAGGGGSIRGYPYQTVGPLRSKTPTGGRSVFTFSSELRVRLSEYLGVVPFLDGGSAFSNVLPPYEETLRFGVGVGIRVYTPIGPIRLDVATPLNRRENIDDVGQFYISIGQAF, translated from the coding sequence ATGGCGCTCACCCTGGCGCTTCTTGTCTCTCCGGCGAACGCTGCCTCCGATGACGCCGACGCCGCCTTTCGCGGACAAGGGCGATCCGAAACGCAGGACGCCGGCGTCCGGTATGTCGCCGTCATCCAGGGGGTGACCGACAAGGAAGTCCTGTCCCTGCTCCGGGAGGTCTCGAAGACCGTCCAGGGCCAAGCGACTCCGGCTCCTTCGGTCTTTCTGCTTTCCAGCCGGGCCGAATCCGATCTGGCGGCCTTCAAGGAGGTCTTCCACTCCCGGGGATTTTTCACGGCCAAAGCCACGGTGGCCGTCGACGAGACGACCGACCCGGTCCGGGTGGTCTTCAAGGTCGAACCGGGTGAAGTCTTCCTGCTGCGCGAGGTCCGTTTCTCGCTTCCGCCCGGGGAGCGGAACCGCAAGGTGGAATTCCCGTCCCCCAAGTCCCTGGGCCTGCTCCTGGACGCCCCGTTCTCGGCCAAGTCCATCCTGAACGCCCAGGAGGGCCTGTTGCGGCATTTCCAAGAGAACGGGCGACCGTTTCCACGAATCATGGACCGCAAGGTCACGGCGGATTTCGCCGCCCAGTCGGTTGTGGCCTCGTGGCAGGTGGATGTCGGGCCCGACGCCACGTTCGGGAAGCTGACCATCGAGGGGCTCACGGACGTCGATCCGGCCGTGGTGCGCCGAGAGATTCCGTGGGAGGAAGGGCAACGCTACGACGTTCGCCTGGTGAATGATCTGCGTACCCGACTGACGGCCCTGGACCTTTTCAGCACCATCGAGGCCGAGCCGGACAAAGACATCGACCCCTCGGGCAAAACCGCCGTCACCCTGCGCCTGACGGAACGCAAGCACCGCACCTTCAAGGGCGGCGCGGACTACAAAAGCGACGAAGGACCGGGATTCAATCTGGGCTGGGAGCACCGCAACCTCTTCGGAAACGGCGAACGGCTGACTCTTTCCGCCGGGGCATCGCTCATCCGCCAGTTCGGAGAAGCCGTCTTCGAACTTCCGGCCTTCCTGCGACCCGACCAGAAGCTGACCACAAAGGCCCGCTACGTCAACGAGGAGCTCCAGGCCTATACCGGGGTCAACTTCACCGCCGCCTCCATCCTGCGCCGCACGCTTCGTGAGCATCTCACGACCGCGGCCGGGCTTGGGTTCCGGTACTCCGAGGTGGCCGAGGACAAAAGCCGCCCATGGGAGTCCGGCAAAGACTATCAATTCCTCTTCGTCCCCCTCGAGGCGGCCCTGGACTCCCGCGACGACCCCCTGGATCCCCAGAAAGGCTTCCTGGTCAACCTGTCCGCCGCGCCCTACGCCAATCTGACCGGAGGGGCCGACTTCCTGCGCCCGGAGATCAACGCCGCCGTCTACCTGAGGCTCCTCGACACGCCGGACGTCGTTTTCGCCAACCGGGCCTATGTGGGAGCGGACATGGGGGCATCCCTGGACGAACTTCCCTCGGACCTGAGGTTCTATGCCGGCGGAGGCGGCTCCATCCGGGGCTATCCCTACCAGACCGTCGGCCCCCTGCGCAGTAAGACCCCCACGGGCGGCCGGTCCGTGTTCACGTTTTCCTCGGAACTGCGGGTGCGGCTCTCCGAATATCTGGGCGTGGTTCCCTTCCTGGATGGCGGTTCGGCCTTTTCCAACGTGCTGCCGCCTTATGAGGAAACCCTGCGCTTCGGGGTCGGCGTCGGAATCCGCGTCTATACCCCCATCGGCCCCATCCGGCTGGACGTGGCCACGCCGCTGAACAGGCGCGAGAACATTGACGATGTGGGGCAGTTCTATATCAGCATCGGACAGGCCTTCTGA
- a CDS encoding translocation/assembly module TamB domain-containing protein, which yields MTAHPHPDQAHAPLPRRIRRFARLALYGLAGGVLFVGVLFAGLQTPPGRHVLCRTLERAVAATPGLSARIDGLGGFLPFSIRLDTVALMDHAGPWLVISDFRLDWSLAALLAGRVEVSELSADIVRLLRTPELPEDEKSPDIPWPPALPDLPPVLVDRLAVSRLILDAAVTGERTETAMSGRITNNGGVVEASLSADRLDGPLAFARFTGRANLTDWTLTVALTAEEAAGGPLGAALDPRAATGESGPIRVDLKGEGPLNAWTARLAVLAANTPLCETDVSLRVPLEAKARATVDVTGYVSPPPGLAPPRIAAILGGRVDFSLSAKAVPGTDRIFLESSRVTAGPANLTLSGEVDPDNDRLRLDAALDIPDLSGFSPLTGEMRGSFAARLEASGNIHRPTARLTLSATMASTPLAALDDASFTFVATPMADLGGAFPGLSVAGGGRIDGLRASFGQMFPGRPALVALDAAVLADMSLSVRSLSITAGKSSLTAQVDLVRDGPPKGSCRLELADLGELSAGLGLPLAGVFRADAEATGQSGGQGLALKLKGGVSGLNALDPGVPAAALLSRLLGASPAFSGLARLNGNLAELSDFSLNGQNLRLTLTALADTAARTLAATAEATLPDLGPLSDAAGQPLRGALALKAILSGSLDSPDAETDIRLTNVRLGDLAATTGTILCTASDLGQRPRGRATAQAAINGQRLSLEAGWDMPPGRLDISGLAVSGPGARLSGDARIDLASGLATGNLAGGSTDLGRLGTVLGLPLSGAFALDATFSARGGGQDIRASLTGDGLGLPGAAVSSLSVTAEVTDALRSPRGKAALRAAGVTASSATVSSLTLDASGRDGRGMDCTLQTQARLDGLGPLGCEAAGRLSPTPGGLSLTLSRLRAEVNGLPVTLQRTAKLEVATDRLSVTDLRLGVGAGLFSAHGGFDSAKADMTVRLDLSLAEMAALGLPGLTGTAQAEMRVAGSGARPEAGLRLTAKGIGLPGVRADKALKLSLEAAADIGKDGLTASASITGPDKTPISARGHVPARLSLAPFAFDLPPQGPLSGTLEADVRLGDFQAFLAQAGIKATGRFTANLTASGPVSAPVFDGRAGLAEGGLEYAATGMRLRDIRLDLSASGKTITLTELSARDDGKGSLSASGRADVSPGEGFSMDVKTRFEALTVADMEMVKAALSGELEATGKGEDFALSGRLFIGPAQVNIPSRLPADVTQVDVVEINNPDAPARAKTKPESAPPDISLDVTVGVGHGVYVRGMGLESQWRGEVTALGTTAAPRLTGGVHTLQGGGVEFFGRRLELTTGKVTFSGETPPDPDLDVKASIAASDATCGVLVSGTAKAPRITLTADPPMPRDEILARILFGQSAGTLSAFQALQMAQAATALMSGGGTSLDLLSRTRRLAGLDELDFVPGQGGLETTRLRAAKYLAKGVKVTVDQGAAADSGSVAVEVDITPNISLESKVGADSNQGLGVNWKWDY from the coding sequence GTGACCGCACATCCCCATCCGGATCAGGCCCACGCCCCCCTCCCGAGGCGAATCCGCCGCTTCGCGCGGCTGGCGCTTTATGGCCTCGCGGGCGGCGTGCTCTTTGTCGGGGTTCTGTTCGCGGGGCTCCAGACCCCTCCCGGCCGCCATGTCCTGTGCCGGACGCTGGAGCGGGCCGTGGCCGCGACGCCCGGACTTTCGGCCCGCATCGACGGCCTGGGGGGATTTCTCCCCTTTTCCATCCGCCTGGACACTGTGGCCCTCATGGACCATGCCGGACCGTGGCTGGTGATATCCGACTTTCGGCTGGACTGGTCCCTGGCCGCGCTTCTGGCCGGACGGGTGGAAGTCTCTGAGCTTTCGGCCGATATCGTGCGGCTGCTGCGCACGCCGGAACTGCCCGAGGACGAAAAGTCCCCGGACATCCCCTGGCCGCCAGCCTTGCCGGACCTGCCGCCGGTCCTGGTGGACCGGCTGGCCGTATCACGGCTCATACTCGACGCGGCGGTAACCGGAGAACGCACCGAAACCGCCATGTCAGGCCGAATTACAAACAACGGCGGGGTGGTGGAGGCCTCCCTTTCCGCCGACCGCCTCGACGGCCCTTTGGCCTTTGCCCGTTTCACGGGGCGGGCGAACCTGACCGACTGGACCCTGACCGTCGCCCTGACCGCCGAGGAGGCGGCGGGCGGTCCTTTGGGCGCGGCCCTCGATCCCCGGGCCGCTACGGGTGAAAGCGGGCCGATACGCGTCGACCTGAAGGGGGAAGGCCCCTTGAACGCTTGGACGGCCCGGCTTGCGGTACTCGCCGCGAACACGCCGCTTTGCGAAACGGACGTCTCCCTGCGTGTCCCCTTGGAGGCAAAGGCCCGGGCCACCGTGGACGTGACGGGATATGTCTCCCCCCCTCCCGGGCTGGCCCCTCCGCGGATAGCCGCCATCCTCGGCGGGCGGGTCGATTTTTCCCTGAGCGCCAAAGCCGTGCCCGGCACGGATCGCATCTTTCTCGAATCGTCCCGGGTGACGGCCGGTCCGGCCAATCTGACCCTGTCCGGCGAAGTCGATCCTGATAACGACCGTCTGCGCCTGGATGCCGCCCTGGACATTCCGGATCTCTCCGGGTTTTCGCCCCTGACGGGAGAGATGCGCGGCAGCTTCGCGGCGAGGCTTGAAGCCTCCGGGAATATCCACCGGCCAACGGCCCGGCTGACGCTTTCGGCCACCATGGCGTCCACCCCGCTGGCGGCCCTGGATGACGCCTCCTTCACCTTCGTGGCGACGCCCATGGCCGATCTGGGCGGGGCGTTCCCTGGTCTTTCCGTCGCCGGCGGCGGCCGCATCGACGGCCTACGCGCCTCCTTCGGCCAGATGTTTCCCGGCCGTCCCGCGCTTGTGGCCCTGGACGCGGCTGTCCTCGCGGATATGTCGCTTTCCGTGCGTTCCCTTTCGATCACGGCTGGGAAATCCAGCCTGACCGCCCAGGTCGACCTTGTCCGGGACGGTCCTCCGAAAGGCTCCTGCCGTCTGGAACTGGCCGACCTGGGCGAACTGTCCGCCGGACTCGGCCTGCCCCTGGCCGGCGTCTTCCGGGCCGACGCGGAGGCGACCGGGCAATCCGGCGGCCAAGGGTTGGCCCTGAAACTCAAAGGCGGCGTCTCCGGGCTGAACGCCCTGGACCCGGGCGTGCCCGCCGCCGCGCTGTTGTCCCGGCTTCTTGGCGCATCGCCCGCCTTTTCAGGCCTGGCCCGCCTGAATGGAAACCTGGCGGAACTGTCGGATTTCTCTCTAAACGGCCAGAACCTGCGGCTCACCCTTACGGCCCTGGCCGACACCGCCGCGCGGACCCTGGCCGCCACGGCCGAGGCGACCCTGCCGGACCTGGGTCCGCTGTCCGATGCGGCCGGACAGCCCCTGCGCGGCGCTTTGGCCCTGAAGGCGATTCTTTCCGGCTCGCTCGACTCCCCGGATGCCGAGACCGACATACGCCTTACCAACGTCCGGCTGGGGGACTTGGCCGCGACCACGGGAACCATCCTCTGCACGGCCTCGGACCTGGGGCAGCGGCCGCGCGGCCGCGCCACGGCCCAGGCCGCGATAAACGGCCAGCGGCTCTCGCTGGAAGCCGGATGGGACATGCCGCCAGGGCGTCTGGACATTTCCGGGCTCGCCGTCTCCGGCCCCGGAGCGCGCCTCTCCGGCGACGCCCGCATCGACCTTGCCTCCGGTCTGGCGACCGGAAATCTTGCGGGCGGCTCCACGGACCTGGGACGCCTCGGGACCGTGCTCGGCCTGCCCCTGTCCGGAGCCTTCGCCCTGGACGCGACCTTTTCGGCCAGGGGAGGCGGCCAGGATATTCGGGCCTCTCTGACCGGCGACGGGCTGGGCCTTCCCGGGGCCGCCGTGTCGTCTTTGTCCGTGACCGCCGAGGTCACGGACGCGCTTCGCTCCCCCCGGGGCAAGGCCGCCCTGCGCGCGGCCGGCGTCACCGCCTCCTCCGCCACCGTGTCCTCCCTGACCCTCGACGCCTCGGGCCGCGACGGCCGGGGCATGGATTGCACGCTGCAAACACAGGCCCGTCTGGATGGACTGGGACCGCTTGGATGCGAGGCCGCGGGACGTCTTTCCCCGACCCCCGGCGGCCTGTCCCTGACACTGTCGCGGCTGCGGGCCGAGGTCAACGGGCTGCCCGTGACGCTGCAACGCACCGCGAAACTGGAGGTCGCCACAGACCGGCTGTCCGTGACAGACCTGCGCCTTGGCGTCGGCGCGGGTCTTTTCTCCGCCCACGGCGGTTTCGACTCCGCAAAGGCGGACATGACCGTGCGCCTGGATCTGTCCCTGGCCGAGATGGCGGCCCTTGGCCTGCCGGGACTTACGGGAACGGCCCAGGCCGAGATGCGGGTGGCGGGTTCCGGGGCGAGACCCGAGGCCGGCCTCCGCCTGACGGCCAAGGGAATCGGGCTCCCCGGGGTACGGGCGGACAAGGCGTTGAAGCTGTCCCTGGAGGCCGCCGCCGACATCGGCAAGGACGGCCTCACGGCCTCGGCGTCGATCACCGGCCCGGACAAGACGCCCATCTCCGCGCGAGGGCACGTTCCGGCCCGTCTGTCGCTTGCCCCCTTCGCCTTCGACCTGCCGCCGCAAGGCCCTTTGTCCGGGACTCTGGAGGCTGACGTGCGCCTTGGCGATTTCCAGGCTTTTTTGGCTCAGGCCGGGATCAAGGCCACGGGCCGGTTCACGGCAAACCTGACCGCTTCGGGTCCGGTGTCCGCGCCGGTTTTCGACGGCAGGGCGGGACTCGCCGAGGGCGGACTGGAATACGCCGCCACGGGCATGCGGCTTCGGGACATTCGTCTTGACCTCTCGGCCTCGGGCAAGACCATCACGCTGACGGAGCTTTCGGCCCGCGATGACGGCAAGGGCAGCCTGAGCGCGTCAGGTCGGGCCGACGTGTCGCCAGGGGAAGGCTTTTCCATGGACGTGAAGACCCGGTTCGAGGCCCTGACCGTGGCGGACATGGAGATGGTCAAGGCCGCGCTTTCCGGCGAACTGGAGGCCACGGGCAAGGGGGAGGATTTCGCCCTGTCTGGCAGGCTTTTCATCGGCCCGGCCCAGGTGAACATCCCCTCGCGGCTCCCCGCGGACGTCACCCAGGTGGACGTGGTCGAGATCAATAACCCCGACGCCCCGGCCAGGGCCAAAACCAAGCCCGAAAGCGCGCCCCCGGACATCTCCCTGGACGTGACCGTGGGCGTGGGCCACGGTGTCTATGTGCGCGGGATGGGTCTTGAATCGCAATGGCGGGGGGAGGTGACAGCACTCGGGACGACGGCCGCGCCGCGCCTCACCGGCGGGGTGCACACCCTCCAGGGGGGCGGGGTCGAGTTTTTCGGCCGCCGCCTGGAACTGACGACGGGAAAGGTGACCTTCAGCGGCGAAACGCCTCCCGATCCCGATCTGGACGTGAAGGCCAGCATCGCCGCCAGCGACGCGACCTGCGGAGTGCTGGTCTCGGGCACGGCCAAGGCGCCACGCATCACCCTGACAGCCGATCCACCCATGCCCCGCGACGAGATCCTGGCCCGCATCCTCTTCGGGCAAAGCGCCGGAACACTCAGCGCCTTTCAGGCCCTGCAGATGGCCCAGGCCGCAACGGCGCTCATGTCCGGCGGCGGCACCTCCCTCGACCTGTTGTCCCGGACCAGGCGGCTGGCTGGTCTGGACGAACTGGATTTCGTGCCCGGCCAGGGCGGACTGGAGACGACCCGCCTGAGGGCCGCGAAATACCTGGCCAAGGGGGTGAAGGTCACGGTGGACCAGGGGGCTGCCGCGGACAGCGGGTCCGTGGCCGTGGAGGTGGACATCACGCCCAACATCAGCCTGGAAAGCAAGGTGGGCGCGGATTCCAACCAGGGACTGGGCGTCAACTGGAAATGGGATTATTGA
- a CDS encoding SAM-dependent methyltransferase, with protein sequence MPETPSRFWDIFFEVYAALPRQGPGNRACAARALGMCRDLPPAPRILDLGCGVGAQTRHLAELTAGTIVAVDNHGPFIERLTETVAAMGLAHRIFPVHADMGKTGFPPAHFDLIWSEGALYNLGLDTALRICRDLLRPGGHLVFTDAVWRKTDVPDEVRRGFEQDSPTMGWTRDVLAIIEQSGFEVLGHFTLPDAAWWEDFYTPMRARVRELRKKYRDDAEARGILDVLWRETDLHEAHSDCYAYEFFVTRRQG encoded by the coding sequence ATGCCCGAGACACCTTCCCGTTTCTGGGACATCTTTTTCGAGGTCTACGCGGCCCTGCCCAGACAGGGGCCCGGGAACCGCGCCTGCGCCGCCAGGGCGCTTGGCATGTGCCGCGACCTGCCGCCCGCGCCCCGGATCCTCGATCTCGGCTGCGGCGTCGGGGCCCAGACCCGGCATCTGGCGGAACTGACCGCCGGAACCATCGTCGCCGTGGACAACCATGGCCCCTTCATCGAACGGTTGACGGAAACGGTCGCCGCCATGGGCCTTGCCCACCGGATTTTCCCTGTGCATGCCGACATGGGAAAGACGGGATTCCCGCCGGCACATTTCGATCTGATCTGGTCCGAGGGGGCGCTCTACAACCTGGGGCTGGACACGGCGCTACGGATCTGCCGCGACCTGCTGCGGCCGGGAGGGCATCTTGTCTTCACGGACGCGGTGTGGCGCAAGACGGACGTCCCAGACGAGGTGCGACGCGGGTTCGAGCAGGACTCTCCGACCATGGGCTGGACCCGGGACGTCCTTGCGATCATCGAACAAAGCGGTTTCGAGGTGCTGGGACATTTCACCCTGCCGGACGCGGCCTGGTGGGAGGACTTCTATACGCCCATGCGGGCCCGGGTTCGCGAACTGCGCAAAAAATACCGGGACGACGCCGAGGCCCGGGGCATCCTGGACGTGTTATGGCGTGAGACCGACCTGCATGAGGCCCATTCGGACTGCTACGCGTATGAGTTTTTCGTGACCAGGCGGCAGGGGTGA